GGTGTAACAACACTTTTTTCGTAAATCCCACCTTTTAATATTAATAAAGGTTGATCTTTTGCGACTTTTGTAATAATTTTAGCGGGTGCAATTGGATCTTGTAGACCAAAAGCAAATAAATTTGGACCCACTAATTCTGATTTTAGATTAGAAAAACCGAGTTCATCTGCTGCAATTTTGAAAAGTCGATTTTTATAAATTCTAGTAAAAACACCTGATTTCTTTAGTTCCTGACGTAAACTTTCTAATTCAGCGACTGAAAGTCCGCGATATTCAGCAATTGCTAAAGAAGAAGATTTCTCGAGCAAATCTCTAATTTCAGTAATTATT
The sequence above is a segment of the Mesomycoplasma ovipneumoniae genome. Coding sequences within it:
- the rplJ gene encoding 50S ribosomal protein L10, producing MNAFRQKKAEIITEIRDLLEKSSSLAIAEYRGLSVAELESLRQELKKSGVFTRIYKNRLFKIAADELGFSNLKSELVGPNLFAFGLQDPIAPAKIITKVAKDQPLLILKGGIYEKSVVTPQENTAIASLPNYTEAITMLASSLQAPLKQLAFGLKLLIDEQKITA